A genome region from Flavobacterium sp. CFS9 includes the following:
- a CDS encoding sensor histidine kinase translates to MKLNKLNSIILLGLVAIISILVTQLLWTKEAFTIEQKKLSQKAHLALLEVAKKLYEGTNHELPAQNPVQKIANDYYIVNIDNDFEADILEFYLKSEFKKMNITTDFEYAMYNCQSDEMVYGNYISLTEKKTIKQPVYFPKHKNLVYYFAIRFPNETTYLFSSMRFWFILSIALILILLIYVYSIFTLLQQKKYSELQRDFINNMTHEFKTPLSSILIASKYLIEQTPIKEDKKLHTYTDIIINQSNKLNGHIEKILNVAKSDYAPLELKKETVLVVPIIEEVIQNILLKYPEANIKIETLSKEYKIETDVFHFSNLVYNLLDNAVKYCSGKCLILIGITAENSVLKLAFRDNGIGISSKNLSFIFDKFYRAQNEKSNEVTGFGLGLYYVKEICNLHNWKIKAENNSEKGITITLSIPYKK, encoded by the coding sequence TTGAAACTCAACAAACTCAATAGCATCATTTTATTAGGCTTAGTGGCTATTATCAGTATACTGGTAACACAGCTGCTTTGGACTAAAGAAGCTTTTACCATAGAACAAAAAAAACTCAGCCAAAAAGCACATCTCGCTTTGCTTGAAGTCGCCAAAAAACTATACGAAGGAACCAATCACGAACTTCCGGCACAAAATCCTGTTCAAAAGATTGCCAACGATTATTATATCGTAAATATTGACAATGATTTTGAAGCTGATATTTTGGAATTTTACCTTAAAAGTGAATTCAAAAAAATGAACATCACAACTGATTTTGAGTATGCGATGTACAATTGTCAGAGTGACGAAATGGTGTATGGTAATTATATTTCGCTAACTGAAAAAAAGACAATCAAACAACCGGTTTATTTTCCAAAGCACAAGAACCTGGTTTATTATTTTGCCATACGTTTTCCAAATGAGACGACCTATTTGTTTAGTTCGATGCGATTTTGGTTCATACTTTCGATTGCTCTGATTCTTATCTTGCTAATTTATGTGTACTCGATTTTTACCCTTTTACAGCAAAAAAAATACTCCGAACTGCAGCGTGATTTCATCAACAATATGACCCATGAGTTTAAAACACCTTTGTCTTCTATTCTGATTGCATCTAAATATCTGATCGAGCAAACACCTATTAAAGAAGACAAAAAACTGCATACGTACACTGACATCATTATCAATCAAAGCAACAAACTGAATGGTCATATTGAAAAGATTCTAAATGTTGCCAAATCAGATTATGCACCACTGGAATTAAAGAAGGAAACGGTTTTAGTGGTTCCGATTATTGAAGAAGTAATCCAAAACATACTTTTAAAATATCCGGAAGCCAATATCAAAATTGAAACTCTTTCCAAAGAGTACAAAATAGAAACTGACGTTTTTCATTTCTCAAATTTGGTTTATAATTTACTTGATAATGCTGTTAAATATTGTTCCGGAAAATGCCTTATTCTAATTGGAATAACGGCCGAGAATTCGGTTTTAAAACTAGCTTTCAGAGACAACGGAATTGGGATTTCTTCTAAAAATCTTTCCTTTATTTTTGATAAATTCTACCGTGCTCAAAACGAAAAAAGCAATGAGGTAACCGGTTTTGGACTAGGTTTGTATTATGTAAAAGAAATTTGCAACTTGCACAACTGGAAAATAAAAGCCGAAAACAATTCCGAAAAAGGCATCACTATAACTTTATCAATTCCATATAAAAAATGA
- a CDS encoding aldo/keto reductase produces the protein MKYNRCGKSGLLLPQISLGLWHNFGSVDNFDTAECIAVEAFDKGITHYDLANNYGPVPGSAETNFGKILWHNFQGNLRDEIIISTKAGYTMWDGPYGDWGSRKYLLSSLDQSLKRMKVDYVDIFYSHRPDPETPIEETMMALDYAVRSGKALYVGISNYSAEQTRVAVDVLKQLGTPCLIHQAKYSMLERWVENGLLDVLEEKGVGCIAFSPLAQGLLTDKYLNGIPENSRAHNPNGHLREDEVTQERIQKLVQLNEIATNRNQSLAQMALSWLQKDKRITSVLIGASSVKQLNNNIECLQNIDFTEDELNAIEKILV, from the coding sequence ATGAAATATAACAGATGTGGAAAAAGCGGATTATTACTGCCTCAGATTTCTTTAGGATTGTGGCATAATTTCGGATCGGTAGATAATTTTGATACTGCAGAATGTATTGCTGTTGAAGCTTTCGATAAAGGAATTACACATTATGATCTGGCTAATAATTATGGGCCGGTTCCGGGATCTGCAGAAACTAATTTTGGAAAGATTCTTTGGCATAACTTTCAGGGAAATTTAAGAGACGAAATTATTATCTCGACCAAAGCTGGTTACACCATGTGGGATGGACCTTATGGAGATTGGGGGTCTCGAAAATATTTACTGTCAAGTCTGGATCAGAGTTTAAAAAGAATGAAAGTAGATTATGTCGATATTTTTTATTCGCATCGTCCAGATCCTGAAACTCCAATTGAGGAAACAATGATGGCTTTAGATTATGCTGTAAGAAGCGGAAAAGCTTTGTACGTGGGAATAAGTAATTATTCGGCAGAACAAACCAGAGTAGCTGTGGATGTTTTGAAGCAATTGGGGACGCCATGTTTGATCCATCAGGCAAAATATTCTATGCTTGAGCGTTGGGTAGAAAATGGTTTATTAGATGTTCTCGAAGAAAAAGGAGTGGGGTGTATTGCCTTTTCTCCCTTGGCACAAGGACTTCTAACGGATAAATATCTAAACGGAATTCCGGAAAACTCAAGAGCGCATAATCCAAACGGACATTTGAGAGAAGATGAGGTTACACAGGAACGCATACAGAAATTAGTTCAGTTGAACGAAATTGCCACAAACAGAAACCAATCTTTGGCTCAAATGGCTTTGTCGTGGCTCCAAAAAGACAAACGAATTACTTCAGTTTTGATCGGAGCAAGTTCTGTAAAGCAATTGAACAATAATATCGAATGTTTACAGAATATTGATTTCACAGAAGACGAACTAAATGCCATTGAGAAAATTTTAGTGTAG
- a CDS encoding radical SAM protein: protein MKTKLFVITPPFTQLNTPYPATAYIKGFLNTINIESVQADLGIDVILELFSKKGLIDLFLYSENLFKDLSSRAESREDISDNSKRIFALQDEYIKTIDPVIQFLQGKNPTLALQICQEDFLPEASRFAQLEELDWAFGTMGTQDKAKHLATLYLEDISDFIVECIDENFGFSRYAERLGRSANSFDELYEALQQEPTYIDSILISILKERIETVQPTFFLISVPFPGNLYSAFRCAQWVKQHYPEIKISMGGGFPNTELRSLSDQRVFEFFDFITLDDGEVPIEELVESLSSRAESREEKRYKRTFLLENGEVIYKNNSLKHDYKQSQVGTPDYSDLPLDKYISVIEIVNPMHRMWSDGRWNKLTMAHGCYWGKCTFCDISLDYIKVYEPVAANLLCDRMEEMMLQTGQNGFHFVDEAAPPALMRALALEILRRKLAVTWWTNIRFEKSFSKDLCLLLKASGCIAVSGGLEVASDRLLKLIDKGVTVEQVARVTRNFTEAGIMVHAYLMYGYPTQTIQETVDSLEMVRQLFEAGILQSGFWHQFAMTAHSPVGLYPEKFGVTKTTEAIGTFANNDIDYTDSTGINHDKFSFGLKKSLFNFMHGICFDYELQDWFDFKIPKTKIDPDFIFNALEEGNDFNTKPNAKVVWLGGKPFVEHFTKSKKGRSWEMMSFTFHDKKESFNIQTNKEEGEWLVGILSKMAISNTKNYTFQEVKNDFETNLDDFELFWYSKPVNTLREFGLLVL, encoded by the coding sequence TTGAAAACAAAACTTTTTGTAATTACGCCACCTTTTACGCAACTGAATACCCCGTATCCGGCAACAGCGTATATAAAAGGTTTTCTGAATACCATAAATATCGAATCGGTCCAGGCTGATTTGGGTATTGATGTGATTTTGGAATTGTTTTCGAAGAAAGGATTGATTGATTTGTTTCTTTATTCTGAAAATCTTTTTAAAGATTTGTCCTCCCGGGCGGAGTCGAGGGAAGACATTTCAGATAATTCTAAACGTATTTTTGCGTTGCAGGACGAATACATCAAAACAATTGATCCGGTAATTCAGTTTTTGCAAGGGAAAAATCCAACCCTGGCATTACAGATCTGTCAGGAAGATTTTCTGCCAGAAGCTTCTCGTTTTGCGCAGTTGGAAGAACTGGACTGGGCTTTCGGAACCATGGGAACGCAGGACAAAGCCAAGCATCTTGCTACCCTATATCTCGAGGATATTTCAGATTTTATTGTGGAATGTATCGATGAGAATTTTGGTTTCAGCCGATATGCCGAACGTTTAGGGCGAAGTGCCAATTCGTTTGATGAATTGTACGAAGCTTTACAGCAGGAACCAACCTACATTGATTCTATTTTAATTTCGATTTTAAAAGAAAGAATAGAAACTGTTCAGCCTACATTTTTTCTGATATCCGTTCCTTTTCCGGGGAATTTGTACAGTGCTTTCCGATGTGCACAGTGGGTAAAACAACATTATCCGGAAATTAAAATTTCGATGGGTGGAGGTTTCCCCAATACAGAATTGCGTTCACTTTCGGATCAACGTGTTTTTGAGTTTTTTGATTTTATCACTCTCGATGACGGAGAAGTTCCAATTGAAGAACTTGTTGAAAGCTTGTCCTCCCGAGCGGAGTCGAGGGAAGAGAAGAGATACAAAAGAACTTTTCTGCTGGAAAACGGAGAAGTAATCTATAAAAACAATTCCTTAAAACACGATTATAAGCAATCCCAAGTTGGAACTCCCGATTATTCGGATCTGCCTTTGGATAAATACATCTCCGTAATTGAGATTGTGAATCCCATGCACCGAATGTGGAGTGATGGACGTTGGAACAAACTCACCATGGCACATGGCTGTTATTGGGGAAAATGTACTTTTTGTGACATCTCATTAGATTATATAAAAGTTTACGAACCGGTAGCGGCTAATTTATTGTGCGATCGAATGGAAGAGATGATGCTGCAAACCGGTCAGAATGGATTCCATTTTGTAGATGAAGCAGCTCCGCCGGCATTGATGCGTGCTTTGGCTTTAGAGATTTTACGTCGAAAATTAGCCGTAACGTGGTGGACCAATATTCGATTTGAAAAAAGTTTTTCTAAAGATTTGTGTCTATTACTTAAAGCTTCGGGCTGTATTGCAGTTTCGGGAGGTTTGGAAGTCGCCTCAGACCGATTGTTAAAATTAATTGACAAAGGTGTAACGGTAGAACAGGTGGCAAGAGTAACCCGAAATTTTACTGAGGCCGGAATCATGGTGCATGCTTATTTAATGTATGGCTATCCAACTCAGACCATTCAGGAAACGGTGGATAGTCTCGAAATGGTACGTCAGTTATTCGAGGCAGGGATTCTGCAGTCGGGATTTTGGCACCAGTTTGCGATGACAGCTCACAGTCCGGTTGGATTGTATCCGGAAAAATTTGGTGTCACAAAAACAACAGAAGCTATCGGAACTTTTGCGAATAATGATATTGATTATACCGATTCTACAGGAATCAATCACGATAAATTTAGTTTCGGATTAAAAAAATCACTTTTTAATTTCATGCACGGAATCTGTTTTGATTACGAATTGCAGGATTGGTTTGATTTTAAAATTCCGAAGACCAAAATAGACCCCGATTTTATTTTCAATGCCCTTGAAGAAGGAAATGATTTCAATACAAAACCCAATGCAAAAGTAGTCTGGTTGGGCGGGAAACCATTTGTCGAGCATTTCACAAAATCTAAAAAAGGAAGAAGCTGGGAAATGATGAGCTTTACTTTTCATGATAAAAAAGAAAGTTTCAACATTCAGACGAATAAAGAGGAAGGAGAATGGCTGGTTGGAATTTTAAGTAAAATGGCCATTTCAAATACTAAAAATTACACTTTTCAGGAAGTGAAAAATGATTTTGAAACCAATTTAGACGATTTTGAATTGTTTTGGTATTCCAAACCTGTTAATACTTTGCGTGAGTTCGGATTATTGGTTTTGTAG
- a CDS encoding response regulator transcription factor — MKQFKILYTEDDETLAFLTKDNLEQNNYDVNHCRDGQMGLESFKKENFDICILDIMMPKMDGFELAAQIRKCNSDIPIIFLSAKTLKEDRIKGLRLGADDYLVKPFSIEELLLKIEIFLKRSQKNILIEKPVYEIGKYQFDTNNFVLFNENEKISLTQREAELLKLFLDNKNSVLKREQILTSLWGTDDYFMGRSLDVFISRLRKILSNEKGISIENLHGIGFRFTM; from the coding sequence ATGAAACAATTCAAAATACTTTATACTGAAGACGATGAAACCCTTGCATTCCTGACGAAAGACAATCTGGAACAGAACAACTATGACGTGAATCATTGCCGTGACGGACAAATGGGACTCGAAAGCTTTAAAAAAGAGAATTTTGACATTTGTATTCTTGATATCATGATGCCTAAAATGGATGGTTTTGAACTGGCTGCTCAAATCAGAAAATGCAACAGCGACATTCCGATTATCTTTCTTTCGGCCAAAACATTAAAGGAAGACCGCATTAAAGGGTTGCGTTTGGGTGCCGACGATTATCTCGTAAAACCTTTTAGCATTGAGGAATTGCTTTTAAAAATTGAAATTTTCCTAAAGCGTTCACAGAAAAACATTCTAATTGAAAAGCCGGTTTATGAAATTGGCAAGTATCAATTTGACACGAACAACTTTGTTCTTTTCAACGAAAATGAAAAAATCAGCCTCACGCAACGCGAAGCCGAATTATTAAAATTATTCCTTGACAATAAAAACTCCGTTTTAAAAAGAGAACAAATCCTAACCTCTCTCTGGGGAACCGATGATTATTTTATGGGGCGCAGTCTGGACGTTTTTATTTCGCGGCTTCGTAAGATTTTAAGCAATGAAAAAGGCATTTCTATTGAGAACCTTCACGGAATTGGTTTTCGATTTACAATGTAA
- a CDS encoding outer membrane beta-barrel protein has protein sequence MKKVLHILAVMLTSSFAFAQDETEVATSPATTWGGSADAYYKYDFSKQMNGLTSFTNSQDSFELGMASVQAGHTFKKASVFVDLGFGKRAGEFSYNETTDKDINAKFLIKQLFFTYQVTDKFKFVAGSFGTHIGYEVLDAVANKNYSMSYAFSYGPFFNTGLKAQYTSGKFTAMVGITNPTDFKSAMDAGSSQKTYIAQVGYIGDTGSAYLNFTSGSTNPASDENKTQIDFVASKTITDAFSLGFNATYAKTNNDIDSALDGDWFALVGYANYAFKPSLSLAYRMEYFDAKKAAASLGTLTGSNVFANTVSLNYKVGKLTIIPELRYDAASEDIFLDKDATPTGGSFYGLVATTYSF, from the coding sequence ATGAAAAAAGTATTGCACATTTTAGCCGTGATGTTAACAAGTTCTTTTGCTTTTGCTCAGGATGAAACTGAAGTTGCGACTTCACCGGCGACCACTTGGGGAGGATCGGCAGATGCTTATTATAAATATGATTTTTCAAAACAAATGAATGGATTGACAAGTTTTACCAATTCTCAGGATTCATTCGAATTAGGGATGGCTTCTGTTCAGGCGGGACATACCTTTAAAAAAGCCTCAGTCTTTGTTGATTTGGGCTTTGGAAAAAGAGCAGGGGAGTTTTCTTATAATGAAACAACAGATAAAGACATAAATGCAAAATTTTTAATTAAACAATTATTTTTTACCTATCAGGTTACTGATAAATTTAAGTTTGTAGCCGGTAGTTTTGGGACGCATATAGGCTATGAAGTATTGGATGCAGTTGCGAATAAGAATTACAGTATGTCCTATGCTTTTTCTTATGGTCCGTTTTTTAATACCGGTCTGAAAGCACAATACACGTCAGGGAAGTTTACAGCTATGGTTGGTATTACCAATCCAACCGACTTTAAATCAGCAATGGATGCAGGTTCAAGTCAAAAAACATATATAGCACAAGTTGGGTATATAGGAGATACAGGAAGTGCGTACTTGAATTTTACTTCAGGAAGTACTAATCCGGCTTCTGACGAGAATAAAACACAGATTGATTTTGTAGCGTCTAAAACCATAACGGATGCTTTTTCTTTAGGGTTTAATGCTACATATGCTAAAACAAATAATGATATCGACAGTGCACTCGACGGCGATTGGTTTGCTTTGGTAGGATATGCAAATTACGCTTTCAAACCAAGTTTGAGTCTGGCTTACAGAATGGAGTATTTTGATGCGAAAAAGGCAGCTGCGAGTTTAGGGACTTTGACTGGATCAAATGTTTTTGCCAATACTGTTTCTTTGAATTATAAAGTAGGGAAATTGACAATTATCCCGGAGTTAAGATACGATGCTGCCTCTGAAGATATTTTTTTAGATAAAGATGCCACTCCAACCGGAGGATCATTCTACGGATTGGTAGCTACAACATACTCTTTCTAG
- a CDS encoding DUF1573 domain-containing protein, translated as MKMIKISMLALALGLMSFSAIAPLKSLNSETKVAAAAASTVVWKAETIDVGEIPQGTPKAIVYEFKNTGKTAVVITNVVGSCGCTATDYTKEPVLPGKSAKVTATYNAANKGGFTKTVTVTTSAESTPKVLTLKGTVI; from the coding sequence ATGAAAATGATTAAAATTTCGATGTTAGCTTTGGCACTAGGTTTAATGTCTTTTTCGGCAATCGCACCGTTAAAGTCATTAAATTCTGAAACAAAAGTTGCAGCAGCAGCGGCTTCAACTGTAGTATGGAAAGCTGAAACTATAGATGTGGGTGAAATTCCTCAGGGAACTCCAAAAGCAATTGTTTACGAATTTAAAAATACCGGAAAAACTGCTGTGGTTATTACAAACGTAGTAGGATCTTGCGGTTGTACAGCAACAGATTATACTAAAGAACCAGTTTTGCCTGGTAAATCAGCAAAAGTTACCGCTACTTATAATGCAGCAAATAAAGGCGGCTTTACAAAAACAGTTACGGTAACTACAAGTGCCGAAAGTACTCCAAAAGTCCTTACACTAAAAGGCACAGTGATTTAA
- a CDS encoding sialate O-acetylesterase, whose product MKNNMFKFVLFLSIIPGFMMANVSLPNIFGDNMVLQRNAEVKIWGWANPQEEIRLMVGWSNTEYKVKANNLAQWELKIKTPEAGGPYVISIKGYNEIILKNILIGEVWVCSGQSNMEMSSSWGIDNGEEETKNASNPNIRFFNVPKLTAATQQNNLLGNWTESTPETMKYFSAVGYFFAKRLREELKNVPIGLISSNWGGTPAEVWMPEEVVQNDPVLLENARKLNEQEYGPRQPGRAYNAMIYPFVGYKIAGTIWYQGESNVGSLVYDKTLSALIASWRKIWNDEFPFYYAQIAPFKTGSNNFHNVIVRDSQRKLLKEVSNAGMIVTSDISDVKEIHPKDKKTVGVRLANLALTNTYKIAVGLVNGPLFRSFKVDKELVTLSFDYADGLYFKDKVSKQFEVAGADDIFYTAEASIKNNQVVVSSKKVKNPVKVRFAWGNTIQSDLFNEANLPASCFSTE is encoded by the coding sequence ATGAAAAATAATATGTTTAAGTTTGTTCTCTTTCTGTCGATTATTCCCGGTTTTATGATGGCAAATGTCTCTCTACCCAATATTTTTGGTGATAATATGGTTTTACAGCGCAATGCCGAAGTTAAGATTTGGGGATGGGCCAATCCACAGGAAGAAATCAGATTAATGGTTGGCTGGAGCAATACCGAATATAAAGTTAAAGCAAACAATCTGGCGCAGTGGGAATTGAAAATAAAAACACCCGAAGCGGGAGGCCCGTATGTAATTTCTATCAAAGGATATAATGAAATTATCCTTAAAAATATTTTGATTGGTGAAGTCTGGGTCTGTTCAGGGCAATCGAATATGGAAATGTCGTCAAGCTGGGGAATTGACAATGGCGAGGAAGAAACTAAAAATGCCTCAAATCCGAATATTCGATTTTTTAACGTTCCCAAATTAACCGCTGCAACCCAACAGAACAATTTGCTTGGCAACTGGACAGAATCGACTCCCGAAACCATGAAATATTTTAGTGCTGTCGGTTATTTTTTTGCCAAGCGCTTAAGAGAAGAATTAAAAAATGTTCCAATCGGGTTAATATCTTCCAACTGGGGAGGTACTCCGGCAGAAGTCTGGATGCCCGAAGAAGTCGTTCAGAACGATCCCGTTTTGTTGGAAAATGCTAGGAAATTAAATGAGCAGGAGTATGGACCCCGACAGCCGGGGCGTGCTTACAATGCGATGATCTATCCGTTTGTCGGATATAAGATTGCTGGTACCATTTGGTATCAGGGAGAATCGAATGTGGGTTCTTTGGTATACGACAAAACATTATCGGCTCTGATTGCCTCATGGCGAAAAATCTGGAACGATGAATTTCCATTTTATTACGCACAAATTGCCCCATTTAAAACCGGAAGTAATAATTTTCATAATGTCATCGTAAGAGATTCACAAAGGAAATTACTGAAAGAGGTCTCAAATGCCGGAATGATTGTAACCAGTGATATTTCAGATGTAAAAGAAATTCACCCAAAAGATAAGAAGACAGTAGGAGTCCGTTTAGCCAATCTGGCTTTGACGAATACTTATAAGATTGCTGTCGGTTTGGTCAATGGACCGCTTTTTAGGAGTTTTAAAGTTGATAAAGAGCTAGTAACTCTTTCTTTTGACTATGCTGATGGTTTGTATTTTAAAGATAAAGTGTCAAAGCAGTTTGAAGTTGCAGGAGCAGATGATATTTTCTACACAGCTGAAGCTTCTATTAAAAACAATCAGGTTGTAGTAAGCAGTAAAAAAGTTAAAAATCCGGTCAAGGTTCGTTTTGCCTGGGGTAATACCATCCAATCCGATCTGTTTAATGAAGCGAATTTGCCTGCTTCTTGTTTTAGTACTGAATGA
- a CDS encoding MBL fold metallo-hydrolase: protein MKLHHLRNATLVIETETDVILVDPMLGKKKTIAPFTIFRYKPKRNPLIALPKNSRDILSKVTVCLITHLHPDHIDKAGEIFLRRKSIPVICSSKDQSALSKRGLSIVQTLNYWEPQEFLGGKITGIPAIHGYGFIAKLMGNVMGFHIELPNQKSIYISSDTIFTEHVQKVLIEFKPDISVVACGTARLDFGQPLLMRMNDILKFAALAPGKVFANHLEALNHCPTKRSALKQALLDNNLLDKVSIPNDGTCVEY, encoded by the coding sequence ATGAAATTACATCATTTACGCAACGCCACTTTAGTTATAGAAACTGAAACCGATGTTATATTGGTTGATCCGATGTTGGGGAAAAAGAAAACGATTGCACCTTTTACTATTTTCCGTTACAAACCCAAAAGAAACCCACTTATTGCTTTACCCAAAAACAGCAGGGATATTTTGAGTAAAGTAACCGTCTGCCTTATTACTCACTTACATCCTGACCATATTGACAAAGCAGGTGAGATTTTTTTAAGACGCAAAAGTATTCCGGTCATTTGCAGCAGCAAGGATCAAAGTGCTTTATCAAAAAGAGGTTTAAGCATCGTACAAACATTAAACTATTGGGAACCTCAGGAGTTTTTGGGAGGCAAAATAACCGGAATTCCCGCCATTCACGGCTACGGCTTTATTGCCAAACTTATGGGAAACGTTATGGGGTTTCATATCGAATTGCCTAACCAAAAATCGATTTATATCAGCTCTGATACTATTTTCACAGAACACGTACAAAAAGTCCTGATTGAATTTAAACCCGACATTTCGGTTGTTGCCTGCGGAACTGCAAGGTTAGATTTCGGTCAGCCCTTATTGATGCGAATGAACGATATTCTGAAATTTGCCGCACTTGCTCCCGGAAAGGTATTCGCCAATCATCTGGAAGCTCTGAACCACTGTCCGACAAAAAGATCAGCATTAAAACAAGCGCTTTTGGATAATAATCTTTTGGATAAAGTTTCGATTCCAAATGACGGTACCTGTGTCGAATACTAG